The Treponema succinifaciens DSM 2489 region ACATGGAAACAAAAGAAAACATTATGCTTTTGGGAATACTTGAAAAAGATGCCGAGCCGATTCTTAATGAAGAGAAAGAGCTCGGCTGTCTTCTTACTGTAAAATCCAAGTCTAGAACTCACAAAGTGGAAGTGTTCTCAAGCCTGCTGCCGGTTTTGTATAAAAAAGCCCTGAAGAATACCCGCGTGCTTGTTCCGGTCTGTAAACAAAAAGAAAAATTGTTCGCGTCTGTTGTTTATCCTGCCTGAAACTCTTGAACGTCCAGAGAAAGCCATTTTAAGAGCGCGCTAAAAAGCTCCCGCCTTTCAAGCACATTGAATCTTTCTTTGAGCCTATGAAGGCAAGTCTGTATGTACCTTTCCTTGCGTCCTGTAAGTGACTGCATTTCTTTTAAAGACAATCCTTCCGCAATTGCAAAGACAAGCAGCCTGTTTGTTTCGCTTAGAGATTCAAGGTTGATGAATCTTCCCAAAAGCTCAGTTTCATTTTTTCTTTGGGCCGCCTTTGATACAAATCTTTTTCCTTTTGTGTAAAACTCTGCGCAATGGGCAATGTCTTCCATGCTTTCCGGGCAGAAAAGAAGTGAAACGTTATCCAGCTTGCGGACAATGCATAAAAAAAGAGCGGTTGGAGGCCTCTCTGAATACAGCGTTATATGAAGCTTTTTTTCTCTTAGAATAAGAAGAGCTTCAAGAGCCTTTCTTTCATCCGCCGTGCATCCAATAAGCACGTGATCAGTTTCCTTGATTTCCTTGCCCTGAACTTCATGGCTTTTAAGATACTCAGAAGCGTAAGACGGACAAAGAGCCCTGAATACAGGAATATGCATTGCATACTCCGACCTTGAAAAATTAACAATATATAATTTGCTCATATATTATTATCGGACTAACTACACATATTCCGCCGGAATCGCCATCACGCCTTTTGCAACAGAAACCGGCTTTCCGCAGTTGCAGACAATGCACGGAGGCGCGATTTCCACATTCTTGATTCTGCCTGTAATAAAAAAATTCTTTGCATCGTCTGCTTTTGGAGTGGCGGTCTTTTTTATTTCAACCGGATAGACAGTGTTGTTCAAAAAAATAATAAGGTCGATTTCAATTTTATCCTTGTCCCTGTAAAAATAAAGCGGCGGCTCAATTCCAGCATTGCAGAATGATTTAAGTACTTCGCCAACAATATATGTTTCAAAAAACGCCCCCGACATGGCTCCAGAACGCAGCACTTCTGAATCCGTCCATCTTGTAAGATATGAGGCAAGTCCTGTATCGACAAAGTAAAGCTTGGGAGTTTTTACAACCCGTTTTTCAACATTCACCGAAAACGGCGGAAGCAGGTAAACAAGCTATAAAAGCCATATTTTCTTCCAAAATCAAGTTTTTCGTGGGATAATCCAAACTGCTACTTTGGATTATCCCACGAAAGAAAAAAAAGACAAGGTTTTCGTTACTTTTGCAGGGCATTAAGCTTTTTACATATCGTCCATACTTAAGCCTTTCATGTTGATTTCAAATCCAGGAACATTTGATCTTAGTGCATTTATTTTTTCTTCCAGTGCTTTATAGTCAATTTTTTTGGCATTTCTTTTTACTTCAAAAATATGACACGTTTTATCCAGTTCATTTACTGCAACAATGTCAATTTCATTTTGAGATTTTTTATCCCACCATCCGCCAATATATGTCAGATGCATCTCTTCATTAATTTTTTCTGTAAAATACTGCTCAAGCGTTTTGCCTGTAAAAGTCTTATAGTCGCGCAAAATCAGTTTCTTTAGTAAATCGTACTGCCCAAGTTCAATTAAATTTTGATTGGAGTAAATGAACCTAAAATAGAATCTTAAGTAGCTGTCTGTAATTTGCCAGCGCACATTGCGGCTTTCTGGCTTTGAAAAAATCGGCCTGACAGGTTTTATAACATTGAACGTTTTATTAAGATTTGAAAGGTAGGAGCCTGTATTTTTTTGAATTATAGAATCAATTTCGCTTTGGACCGTTATCCCGCTGGAAATGAGCGAAAGAATTGAAAAATAGATTCCATAGTCTTTTCCGATTTCACTTATAAGCAAATCTTTTCCGTCTATTAAAAATGGAGAGGAAATTCCTGTTACATAATTTATCATTTTTGTGTGCGTAATGCTTCCGCTTTCCATTAGAAGAAAAATATATTTTGCAACCCCTCCGCTGAGCATATATAGGCAGAGCAAGTCCTCGTTTGTGTATTGCGGGTTAAAGTCTTTTAAAATCTCTTTGCATACAGAAGGTGTAAAAGGTTTTAGATGGATTTTTGCAGTGGCGCGTCCAAATAGCGGTTCTTTTGCGCCTTCAAAAATTTTTATCATCATGGAATAAACTGACCCACAGGCAATAAAGTTGATTTTTGAATTATCTTTGCAGTTGTCCCATATATTCTGCAGATGGCTGAAGAATGAAGAATTTATATTTTGAAGCTCCTGAAATTCATCTATGATTAATATAAAGTGCTCCTGTTTTGAATACTCTATTATCTGCTCAAAAAGTTCCTTTAGTGTTGTTATGCTTCCAAAAATTTTAAGGTCGATTGATTGCTCCAGTTCTTTTTGCCATTGCTGGCATAAAATGGGCTCGGAGCTTCTGGTGGTAAAAAGGTAGCAGCTTTTTTTTGTAGATATGAATTTCTTTAATAGCGCAGTTTTTCCAATTCGTCTTCGGCCTGTGATTATAGTGAAAGCCGCATTTGAGTAAGAGTTCTTTTCTATTTGCTCGAGAATTTTTAACTCATTTTTTCTGTCATAAAATTTTTTCATCTTATTGTAACCTATGTTAATATAATGTCTATTAAAATAATAGTGATTACATTAATGGCTTTCAAGATGAGAATATTTGTTTATGTTAGAATTTCTAAAGAGAGTATTCCTAAAGCCTTAAGTAAGTATTCCTAAGACCCTGAGTGAATATTCCTAAAGCCCTAAGTAAGTATTCCTAAGGCTCTTAGGAAGTATCTCTTCAGGTCTTAGGAAGTATTCCTTAGCCTCTTAGGAAGTATCTCTTCAGGTCTTAGAAAGTATTCCTTTGGTCTTAAGTTTATTGCAATAAACAAAAAAACGGCATGCCGTTTAGACATGCCGCAGAGACTTCTTTTCAGAGTCTCTTTTAGCTTATTGTAATTTCTTTAATAAAGCTGCCATTGTACAGGATTGTGTTTGGCTTTGCCCTTATGCTGACCTTGTATGAGCCGCTTTCAATGTCTGCCGGAAGCATTGCGTCAATCCGCTTGTTTTTGTTCCAGATGTAGTTTTCAAGCCTTATTGAAACATCTCCCTTTGTAAGGAAAATTCCTTGCTCGCTGTCATTTTCGTCAAGCTTAAGGTACTCGCCGATTATCCTGATTACATTTCCTGGCTTTGCTTCTTTTAATGCAATTCCATTTACGTTCTGGATTTCTTCTATTGACGGAATCATCTTATATCTTCCTGACACACGCTCTGTTTTTGTGTTTGCAAGCACTGTCTTTGCTACGGAGCTGTCCACAGTGAGCTTTAGGTTTAGATCGTGGTCGTTGCCGGAAAGGTGCGGCTCAAAAGAAGCAAGCTTGTCATTTGCAGTTCCTTTTGCGCAGATATAGACCTGTCCAAACGGGCAGTATACTTTGTAGCCAAGCTGCACATAGCGAATAACAACTTCCTTGTACACATTCATTGCTCCTGCAATGTCGGCCTTTGTTATAGTCGTGTTGTTTTTTGCCATCTCGTCGATGAGCTCGTCAAATGTGAGCACTCCGGAATTTTCTGAATAGAAATGGTAAGGGGACTTTGCATTGGCTGTCTTGTTCTCTCTTAATGAAATCTTTAACATAATTTTCTCCCGCCGGACTTGCAGGCGCCTTGCTTGCCCGGCATTTTGTTTTTTGAGGCAGAAGTCCGCAACGCGGATGTTTTGTCTGCCGTTCGTTGTGTACAATATACAGCTTGGCAAAGCCCTTGAATTGATAACATTTACGCGCTGTTTTATGAGCGTAAAAGCTATCATTTTTGGCTCATCGTTTGGCTTTATCCTCTTGGAAAAGACTTTCGCATTAACTGCGCAAGCCAATATTTTTACAAGGAGGCGGCTATGGAAAATGAGTTGCTTACAAAGCTCTACGGTGAGTTCTGCTCTATGCGTGGAGAAATGTGCGAGTTCAAGAACAGAACTCTTGAGCGTCTGGGGGCTCTGGAAACAAGCCTTAAAAAATCTTCCGCAGAAAAGGCGGCTAGGATTTGCCAGATTGTTTCTATTGGTACGGGAGCGGTTGCCCTTGCTTCTGCAGGATTCGCTGTGCTAAAAGCATTCTTGGGAGGCGCGGCATGAGCATTCAGCAAAAATACTTTGAGGAACTGAGAAAATTTGAGGGCGCGCCTTATGTGTGGGGAGGCTCTTCTCCAAGCGGAAGCGACTGCTCTGGCTCTGTATGCTCCGCTGTAAGCCATTCTCTTGGAACAAGGCTTCGTGTTACAGCAGATGAATTGTATAGAAGATTTTTTACAGAAAATGTAAAAAGCTTTTGCAACTCAAATTTCCTGTACGCGGCATTCTTTCTTGACGCGCAGGGCAGGGCTGTTCATGTGGCGGGCTGGTGCGGAGCTTGCTATGTAAATGTTTCCCGGCTGGAGGAAAATAAATGCGGCGCATTCCGCAGTGAAAGTGAGATGAAGCTGATGTATTCTCATTTAAGGATGGTAAAAAGAGGGCTTGCTGTATGACAAAGATTGAAAGTATTCATTTTACTTATGCAGAGCTTTTTCAGAATGTATTTAAAAGGCTGCTTCTTCTTGCAGGAAAACTTGCAGGGTACAAGGGATTTGCAGTTTTAATTGCGACAGTGCTTCTTAGGCTTGGATATATAGGGGATGCGGCCTGGGCTTCTGTTGTGATTTCTGCTCTTTGCGGGGCGGTTCTGCCAAAAGCTTTGGGAGGCTATGCCGCTATGGATTCATCTATGGATGTAGGAGGTAAAGAAAATGAGCCATTCTCATATAATGCAAAAAATAGCCGCCGTGGTTCTGGCGGTAAACATGGTTTTTCCGGCGAGTGCAGAAAAATTGTTTCTGACGGAAAAAGCAGAATCAGAAGCGCAGTTAAAAACGCAGGACTTGCCGCCGGATCAGACTCTGGGCAATGAAACCCTTGCAGCTGAACTTGAAAGAATTCTTGAAGAAACGGTTGATGAAGCCTTGTTTTTGCAGCAGGAGGGACTTAAGGCGCAGTTTGAAAAAGAAAACAGGCGCATTCTAAAAAGCCGCTCATTCTGGAGAAAAACAGCTCTGTGCGAGTTTGCCGTTATTCTAGGAGCCGCATTTACAGGCGGCGTTATGTACAGACTTAGAAACTAGCAGAGAGGGGCTGTCCAAAAAGAAACGGGCAGCCCTAATTATTTTAAATTTACAAGAGAATTCAAATCTGCTAAAATTTAAATATGAGCAGAGGCGTAAGCGATAAAATCACATACAAACCATATAACCAGGGCGGGCAGTGGCTCCTGCCACCAAGTCTGGACGAACTGGTTCCACAAAATCATTTTGTAAGAATTGTCAGCAAAACAGTAGATGAACTCGAAATTGAAGAAGCATTTGCACGAAATACAAAAGGCGGCGGAGCAAGCAGATACAATCCGGTCATGCTACTGAAAGTAATGATTTACTGCTACATGACAGGAATATATTCTTCAAGACAGATTGCAAAACAGTGCCGCGAGAATGTAAACGTGATGTGGCTCACTGGATTCCAGAAACCGGACTTCAGAACTATCAATACCTTCCGCAGTGAAAAGCTGAAAGACTCAATCGAGGAAATATTTGTATCGACAGTGAGGCTTCTGAACAGGAAAGGTTATGTCAGCCTTGAAAAATATTTCGTTGACGGAACGAAAATCTACAAAATTCATTTAACATAAAAAAGACCGCCCTTTTTGAAGTCTGTTAATAACTTCTAGGACAGCCCCGTCTTTACTAATGTGCAGTTTGTGAATGCAACGCATTTGCAAACTGCAGTTATAAAAATTACACGGATGTAATTTTTATAACGTATCCTCTAAGGGGAGAGTCAAGAAAAGTTTTAAAATTTTTGTAAAATCTAAATCTAATAAAATCAGTTTTGTTTTCAAAAATATTTTATGTTTACTCCATTTATAATTTCATTGCCATTGCAGAATCATTGCAGCAAAAACCCATTGATTCATACAAAGGCCTTCCTTTTTCAGTTGCATCAAGGCTGATTTCTGTCACTTTCCGAGACTTTGCTTCCTCTATCAGAAGCTCCAGCATTTTTTTGCAAGCCCCTTGCGGCGGAAATCTTTTTTCAAATACACATTCATCAAATGGGCGCGCTTTATTCCCCGATCCACCACTCTGGAGTAATGTCTCCAAGCTTTATGATTCTTTCATTTTCGTAGTCCATTAAAATCTCGATTCCCTTGTAAGTCTTTGGCATGAGCTGAACCATAAGTTCACGGCATGCACCGCATGGAGCTCCGCATTTTCCGTCAGGCATGACAGCGGCAACTTTTGTAAATTCATTT contains the following coding sequences:
- a CDS encoding transposase; this encodes MSRGVSDKITYKPYNQGGQWLLPPSLDELVPQNHFVRIVSKTVDELEIEEAFARNTKGGGASRYNPVMLLKVMIYCYMTGIYSSRQIAKQCRENVNVMWLTGFQKPDFRTINTFRSEKLKDSIEEIFVSTVRLLNRKGYVSLEKYFVDGTKIYKIHLT
- a CDS encoding DUF4143 domain-containing protein: MLPPFSVNVEKRVVKTPKLYFVDTGLASYLTRWTDSEVLRSGAMSGAFFETYIVGEVLKSFCNAGIEPPLYFYRDKDKIEIDLIIFLNNTVYPVEIKKTATPKADDAKNFFITGRIKNVEIAPPCIVCNCGKPVSVAKGVMAIPAEYV
- a CDS encoding NlpC/P60 family protein, with the protein product MSIQQKYFEELRKFEGAPYVWGGSSPSGSDCSGSVCSAVSHSLGTRLRVTADELYRRFFTENVKSFCNSNFLYAAFFLDAQGRAVHVAGWCGACYVNVSRLEENKCGAFRSESEMKLMYSHLRMVKRGLAV
- a CDS encoding ATP-binding protein — encoded protein: MKKFYDRKNELKILEQIEKNSYSNAAFTIITGRRRIGKTALLKKFISTKKSCYLFTTRSSEPILCQQWQKELEQSIDLKIFGSITTLKELFEQIIEYSKQEHFILIIDEFQELQNINSSFFSHLQNIWDNCKDNSKINFIACGSVYSMMIKIFEGAKEPLFGRATAKIHLKPFTPSVCKEILKDFNPQYTNEDLLCLYMLSGGVAKYIFLLMESGSITHTKMINYVTGISSPFLIDGKDLLISEIGKDYGIYFSILSLISSGITVQSEIDSIIQKNTGSYLSNLNKTFNVIKPVRPIFSKPESRNVRWQITDSYLRFYFRFIYSNQNLIELGQYDLLKKLILRDYKTFTGKTLEQYFTEKINEEMHLTYIGGWWDKKSQNEIDIVAVNELDKTCHIFEVKRNAKKIDYKALEEKINALRSNVPGFEINMKGLSMDDM
- a CDS encoding DNA-binding domain-containing protein, whose product is MLKISLRENKTANAKSPYHFYSENSGVLTFDELIDEMAKNNTTITKADIAGAMNVYKEVVIRYVQLGYKVYCPFGQVYICAKGTANDKLASFEPHLSGNDHDLNLKLTVDSSVAKTVLANTKTERVSGRYKMIPSIEEIQNVNGIALKEAKPGNVIRIIGEYLKLDENDSEQGIFLTKGDVSIRLENYIWNKNKRIDAMLPADIESGSYKVSIRAKPNTILYNGSFIKEITIS